AGAAGGGGGTGAAATTATTTTGTGATAATTATGGACAAAGCTTCAGGACGAGTTTTATAATTTAACCTGGAAAAAGTGGGGAATAAATCTGATACCGGGGTGGGGAATAAAGCTGATACTTGACACCAGAGGTTTTCTTTTGTGGAACTCTATTTCAAGTCTTATTTTTTCCATAACGAGGGTTTCCACCGTATGCTCTGTGAAAAACGCGTCAGAGTTACCTCTACTAAACTATTCACGAGGCAAGAATAATCTTTTGTTCCAAAGTTTCAATGAATCTCCTTCATTTTACTCGCAAAGAGCAGATAACGCCCGCGTTCAGGGGCGGCGGCGCGATAGCGCCGACGTCCCTTGGAACGCGTAGTTAGAACGCGGTTACTCACTGTGCCTCCGTGCGTTCAGCGAGCTGCGGAATCCAGGCCCAACGCTCGAAATCGAAGTAGTGCCGTCGCGAGGGCAATTTGCGTCGGGCTCCAAGTTCATCCCAAAACTCAAGCTCAAGCACCATCGTGACTTGGTCTTCCCGGTTAGCGGATGTGCATTCCGCAATCATTGTACTGACAGACTTTCCCTTCTTTTGGAGCAACGATTCGATCTCGAACCATCCTTGGCTCATTTGCTGTGGAAAAAGAAGCCAAACATCCTTTCCATCATACAGGCCACCTGCGGATATGGGTTCGCCATATACTCGGAAGTTAAAATTGATTTTGGCGCGAACGATAAGCGTACTTGGGTTGTGGAGTTGAACCAGTGTACGACCCGCCTGACCTTTTTCTCCCAATAGTTGCAGACTGTAGGTTGTGCTAAGGACGCCCTCCCGCAACCATCGTTGTTGAGTCACCTTCGCAATTGCATTGGTGTCGTACGCGTACCACACCAAAACGACAAGAGTGAAGGTCAATACCAAGAAATTGCCAATAGCCAGAATATCGACATCTTTTGAACACCATGCCTTCCACGTAACAAACCCAGCTACGAGTAGGACTACGATGGCGAAGGCAATGGCAATTTTCTTCATTGTTGTGCGTTCTAACGGTGGAGCTGAGCGTCGGCACGAGCCTGCTGGACGCCGAAGGCGAACAATGCAGGCTGAGTGACGTTCGCTCCAGCGATTTGATGGGCGGCGAGTCTTTTAATGCCTTTTTATTTCTTTTTCTTAAGAGCCGACCAGCAAATTGCTGGACTGAGTGAAAGCTCAGCTCCACCGATGGGCGGGACGGCTCTTATAATTTATTTTTATTCCTATCGTCCCGCCCATCATTATATTTTATATTGATTCAATGATATGATGGATTATATGTGGCTTGCCTGGGTTTGTCAAGCGAAAACCCTTGAAAATTGCAATGTTTTACAATATAATCATGCATTATTAAATATTATATTGCAGCAATATAATATTGAGGTTTAATTATGTTAGAACAATTCAGGAACTTTTTGTCATTAAAAGGAAGGATCCAAAGCAAATATATTCCGTTTTATTTAAAATGGGTGACGGATTGTTATCGGTTTTTTGATATACCTTTGTCTAATCTAACAACAAACGAGCAAAAATCTCAATTTCTAAAACATCTGAGCAAAAGTCACGAAGACTGGCAGGTAAATCAGGCGGATAATGCACTCAGACTCTACAGCTATTTCCTTTCACGGTCGTCCCCTGATGAAAATGTTCATTTCTCTGCAACAAGGATTAACGACTGGAAGACAATTAAGAAAAAGACTATAGAGGCTATCAGACTCCGACACAGGTCTTATAGCACTGAAAAAACATATCTCGCATGGCTTCGTCAATTTCAAGGTTTTGTAAAAAACAAGAACCCAAATGACCTTGATGGAAAAACCCTTCAGGACTTTCTCAGTTATCTGGCGGTTGAAAAGAAGGTCTCATCTTCTACACAGAATCAGGCTCTAAATGCAATTGTCTTTGTGTTCCGGCATGTTCTTGATAAGGATATCGAGGATGAAATCACGTCTGTCAGGGCGCATCGGCGGCGGCGTCTGCCAGTAGTGCTGACAATTAAGGAAGTTAATAATATTTTTGATGAAATGTCAGGAATTCAACGTCTTATGGCAATGCTTATCTATGGGTGCGGACTACGTCTTCAGGAATGTCTGAATCTCAGAATAAAAGATGTTGACATAGAACAGAGCATTGTAATTGTAAGGTCAGGAAAAGGAGATAAGGACAGGAGGACGGTTCTGCCGGAGATTCTTAAAGACGAACTTATTCACCATATCTCTTCTGTAAGGGAACTTTATGAGCAGGACAGAAGGGATAAGGCAAATGGCGTTTATATGCCTGGTGCACTTGAGAAAAAATATCCAAATGCAGGTAAAGAATGGGGATGGTTCTGGCTTTTTCCATCAAAAACAGATTCGATTGATCCGAGGACACGTATTGTAAGGCGTCATCACACCCATCCTGCAGCGTTACAGAGGGCATTTAAAAATGCGGTCATAAAAGCCGGCATCGCAAAGCAAGCCTCTATCCATACGCTCAGGCACAGTTTCGCAACATATCTTCTTGAAAAAGGTTACGACATCAGGACAATTCAGGAACTGCTTGGGCATAAAAACCTCCAGACCACGATGATCTATACCCATGTGGCATCAAGGAATATCCTTGGAGTTAGAAGCCCTCTCGACAGATAAATGGAGATTTCGATATCAGATTATAAAATCATACAGGGGAAGAATGTGATATAATAGTTTGATATGAATGGTAAAATGCCTGTTGTATTAATTATTGATGATGAAGAGGCTGTCAGGGAATCACTCCAGTTAATCCTCGAAGACAGATATACAACATTAACTGCAATAAATGGTAAAGAGGCTATAGAGATTATCGAGAAAAATGATGTGGATATTGTTCTCCTTGACCTCTCGATGCCTGTGATGGATGGTAGAGAAACGCTTGATAAACTCAAGGCTATTGTCCCTGATGTTGATGTTGTTGTGGTCACTGCCCTGAATGATGTTAAGGAGGCAGTAGGGTGTATCAGGCAGGGAGCATATGATTATATTACCAAACCTTTTGAACCTGATGAGATACTCTCCACTACCAGTCGTATTATTGAAAAACAGCGATTAAAAAATGAGGTGGAATATCTTCGCTCTGAGATAGAAAGGATATGGGGCTTCGGTGACATAATAACCAG
This genomic window from Nitrospirota bacterium contains:
- a CDS encoding sigma-54 dependent transcriptional regulator, which encodes MPVVLIIDDEEAVRESLQLILEDRYTTLTAINGKEAIEIIEKNDVDIVLLDLSMPVMDGRETLDKLKAIVPDVDVVVVTALNDVKEAVGCIRQGAYDYITKPFEPDEILSTTSRIIEKQRLKNEVEYLRSEIERIWGFGDIITRNQKMLEIFRIIKNVAPASTSVLITGESGTGKELIARCIHKESPRCKEPFVAVNCAAIPPELMESEFFGHEKGAFTGAYTKMMGKFEYANGGTIFLDEISSLRLDLQAKLLRVLQDMEITRIGSLKPIKVDVRLITAT
- a CDS encoding integron integrase gives rise to the protein MLEQFRNFLSLKGRIQSKYIPFYLKWVTDCYRFFDIPLSNLTTNEQKSQFLKHLSKSHEDWQVNQADNALRLYSYFLSRSSPDENVHFSATRINDWKTIKKKTIEAIRLRHRSYSTEKTYLAWLRQFQGFVKNKNPNDLDGKTLQDFLSYLAVEKKVSSSTQNQALNAIVFVFRHVLDKDIEDEITSVRAHRRRRLPVVLTIKEVNNIFDEMSGIQRLMAMLIYGCGLRLQECLNLRIKDVDIEQSIVIVRSGKGDKDRRTVLPEILKDELIHHISSVRELYEQDRRDKANGVYMPGALEKKYPNAGKEWGWFWLFPSKTDSIDPRTRIVRRHHTHPAALQRAFKNAVIKAGIAKQASIHTLRHSFATYLLEKGYDIRTIQELLGHKNLQTTMIYTHVASRNILGVRSPLDR